Proteins co-encoded in one Halorussus vallis genomic window:
- a CDS encoding site-2 protease family protein — translation MRNYEVVSVWGIPIRINVSLLVVLPILAWLIGSGEQIGLYTDIINGFPDVALDVGVLRAGNTPWVIGIAAAVGLFVSVTLHELGHAWAARRYGIEVESITLWLLGGLANLKVMPKEWKQELWIALAGPAASVVVAVVCYGAVLALPASAPVLTFVVGWLVVTNLTLTAFNLLPAFPMDGGRVLRALLARNRPYPAATRIAARLGSAFAILFAVLGVLSFSPMLLILALFIYGAANGESRMVALETLLDGVTARDVMTADVATVAAETPLSELGTRMVEERRTAYLVADETGSVVGVVSLEHLRRRRRDATTVRDVMTETFPRVDADAPMFDVVGLMSEGRASAALVEAGGEVVGIITAADLATTLAVRREAGTPVEPRVAM, via the coding sequence ATGAGAAACTACGAGGTCGTCTCGGTCTGGGGTATCCCGATTCGGATCAACGTCTCGCTGTTGGTCGTCCTGCCGATTCTGGCCTGGCTCATCGGCAGTGGCGAGCAGATCGGCCTCTACACCGATATCATCAACGGATTCCCCGACGTCGCCCTCGACGTCGGCGTCCTGCGGGCCGGGAACACGCCGTGGGTCATCGGCATCGCCGCCGCGGTCGGCCTCTTCGTCAGCGTGACGCTCCACGAACTCGGTCACGCGTGGGCCGCCCGGCGCTACGGCATCGAGGTCGAGTCTATCACGCTCTGGCTGCTCGGCGGCCTGGCGAACCTGAAGGTGATGCCCAAGGAGTGGAAGCAGGAGCTCTGGATCGCGCTCGCGGGGCCGGCGGCGAGCGTGGTCGTCGCGGTCGTCTGCTACGGCGCCGTCCTGGCGCTCCCGGCGTCGGCACCGGTGCTGACCTTCGTCGTCGGTTGGCTCGTCGTCACGAACCTCACGCTCACCGCGTTCAACCTCCTGCCGGCGTTCCCGATGGACGGCGGCCGCGTGCTCCGGGCGTTGCTCGCGCGCAACCGCCCGTACCCCGCGGCGACGCGAATCGCGGCGCGACTGGGGTCGGCGTTCGCGATACTGTTCGCCGTCCTCGGCGTCCTCTCGTTCAGTCCGATGCTGCTCATCCTGGCGCTGTTCATCTACGGCGCCGCCAACGGCGAGTCGCGGATGGTCGCGCTCGAGACGCTGCTCGACGGCGTGACTGCGCGCGACGTGATGACCGCCGACGTCGCCACCGTCGCCGCCGAGACGCCGCTGTCGGAGTTGGGGACCCGGATGGTCGAAGAGCGGCGGACGGCGTACCTCGTCGCCGACGAGACGGGGTCGGTCGTCGGGGTCGTCTCGCTCGAGCACCTCCGACGGCGACGCCGAGACGCCACGACCGTGCGCGACGTGATGACCGAGACGTTCCCCCGGGTCGACGCCGACGCCCCCATGTTCGACGTCGTCGGCCTGATGAGCGAGGGGCGCGCGAGCGCCGCGCTCGTCGAGGCCGGCGGCGAGGTGGTCGGGATTATCACCGCGGCCGATCTGGCGACGACGCTAGCGGTCCGGCGCGAGGCCGGGACCCCGGTCGAACCCCGCGTCGCGATGTGA
- a CDS encoding phosphoenolpyruvate carboxykinase (ATP) produces the protein MSDSGQKVRPLKATLPDPAEADNVVYDPSPERLREFSRNLETTTEFDSPSYVSDERSRNADKTKNAVDDEFGPADHGRVETAVEYAAETEMVCLDRQMGRHPDHSYVCRLYVSKEYARIALAWAKLFEPVEGDREPDFYTIQVPDHDETAIRVLPDEGVTAVLGSDYTGEAKKSFLRLFMYYAKKKGGLGLHAGSKRVTLRNDAGDLEDVGQLFLGLSATGKSTLTAHGLWLDEADGESATMLQDDVCALLPDGTVAGSEGEGLFVKTIGLDADEQPAMYDAVTHESAVLENVDVADDGTVDFDSDRYTSNGRAVIQRDQLASAGEDIDLAEVDQIFFITRNPTMPPVAKLSPEEAAAAFMLGESIQTSAGDPSKAGESIRVVGTNPFIVGSKGEEGNVFRDLIADLGVDCYVLNTGHLGGRDIGVEESVTILRELARGTVEWTDDDDATGLAVPDAVPGIDIDAYDVAENVDDHERELETLRTERKVHLDLFEDLDDEIRDAVY, from the coding sequence ATGTCAGACTCCGGGCAGAAAGTCCGACCGCTGAAAGCGACACTTCCCGATCCGGCGGAGGCCGACAACGTCGTCTACGACCCCTCGCCGGAGCGACTCCGAGAGTTCTCGCGCAACCTCGAAACGACCACCGAGTTCGACTCGCCGTCGTACGTCAGCGACGAGCGCTCTCGCAACGCCGACAAGACGAAGAACGCCGTCGACGACGAGTTCGGCCCGGCCGACCACGGCCGCGTCGAGACGGCCGTCGAGTACGCCGCCGAGACGGAGATGGTCTGTCTCGACCGGCAGATGGGCCGCCACCCCGACCACTCCTACGTCTGCCGCCTGTACGTCTCGAAGGAGTACGCCCGCATCGCGCTCGCGTGGGCGAAACTGTTCGAACCGGTCGAGGGCGACCGCGAACCCGACTTCTACACGATTCAGGTGCCCGACCACGACGAAACCGCGATTCGCGTCCTGCCCGACGAGGGCGTCACCGCGGTGCTGGGCAGCGACTACACCGGCGAAGCCAAGAAGTCGTTCCTCCGGTTGTTCATGTACTACGCCAAGAAGAAGGGCGGCCTCGGCCTGCACGCCGGGAGCAAGCGGGTCACGCTCCGGAACGACGCGGGCGACCTCGAAGACGTGGGCCAACTGTTCCTCGGCCTGTCGGCCACCGGCAAGTCCACGCTGACCGCTCACGGCCTCTGGCTCGACGAGGCGGACGGCGAGTCGGCCACGATGCTCCAGGACGACGTCTGTGCGCTCCTGCCCGACGGCACCGTCGCCGGGAGCGAGGGCGAGGGCCTGTTCGTCAAGACCATCGGCCTCGACGCCGACGAGCAACCGGCGATGTACGACGCCGTGACCCACGAGTCGGCGGTGCTGGAGAACGTCGACGTGGCCGACGACGGGACCGTCGACTTCGACAGCGACCGCTACACCTCCAACGGGCGCGCCGTCATCCAGCGCGACCAGCTCGCGTCGGCGGGCGAGGACATCGACCTGGCGGAGGTCGACCAGATATTCTTCATCACGCGGAACCCGACGATGCCGCCGGTCGCCAAACTCTCGCCCGAGGAGGCCGCCGCGGCGTTCATGCTCGGCGAGTCGATACAGACCAGCGCGGGCGACCCCTCGAAGGCCGGGGAATCCATCCGCGTCGTCGGCACCAACCCCTTCATCGTCGGGTCGAAGGGCGAGGAGGGCAACGTCTTCCGCGACCTCATCGCCGACCTCGGCGTCGACTGCTACGTGCTCAACACCGGCCACCTCGGCGGGCGGGACATCGGCGTCGAGGAGTCGGTGACCATCCTCCGAGAACTCGCCCGGGGCACCGTCGAGTGGACCGATGACGACGACGCGACCGGCCTCGCGGTACCCGACGCGGTACCGGGCATCGACATCGACGCCTACGACGTGGCCGAGAACGTCGACGACCACGAGCGCGAACTCGAAACCCTGCGCACCGAGCGGAAGGTCCACCTCGACCTGTTCGAGGACCTCGACGACGAGATTCGGGACGCGGTGTACTGA
- the hpt gene encoding hypoxanthine/guanine phosphoribosyltransferase, producing the protein MDRLKASLHEAPIIDKDGYQYLVHPISNGVPMLEPELLREVVVGLIRVADLDVDKIVAPEAMGIHIATALSLQTDVPLVVIRKREYGLEGEVGLHQTTGYSESEMYINDIEAGDRVLVVDDLLSTGGTLAAICEALDGIGAEIADIAVVMRKVGESALDDTEFEATSLIDITVEDYEVTIH; encoded by the coding sequence ATGGACCGACTCAAAGCGTCCCTTCACGAAGCGCCGATAATCGACAAAGACGGCTATCAGTACCTCGTCCACCCCATCAGCAACGGCGTCCCGATGCTCGAACCCGAACTGCTTCGGGAGGTCGTGGTCGGCCTCATCCGCGTGGCCGACCTCGACGTCGATAAAATCGTCGCGCCCGAGGCGATGGGCATCCACATCGCCACGGCGCTGTCGCTCCAGACCGACGTCCCGCTGGTGGTCATCCGCAAGCGCGAGTACGGCCTGGAGGGCGAGGTCGGTCTCCACCAGACCACCGGCTACTCCGAATCGGAGATGTACATCAACGACATCGAGGCGGGCGACCGCGTGCTCGTCGTCGACGACCTGCTGTCGACCGGCGGGACGCTGGCGGCCATCTGCGAGGCGCTCGACGGCATCGGCGCCGAGATCGCCGACATCGCGGTGGTCATGCGGAAGGTCGGCGAGTCGGCGCTCGACGACACCGAGTTCGAGGCGACGAGCTTGATAGACATCACCGTCGAGGACTACGAGGTCACGATTCACTAG
- a CDS encoding uracil-xanthine permease family protein → MPTDTDGAIELEYGLDDRPPWPKSLLLGLQHVAVMIVPATAVAYIVAGAVGLGAADTAYIVQMVLLFSGLATVVQSYTVGPVGARLPVVMGTSFTFVGAATTIGVNSGLGAVFGAILVTGFLVEGLLGWQFKRIKPFFPPLVTGLVVVIIGLYLIPVAMDYAAGGVGAPDYGAAHNVGLAALVLGVAVVLNLFTDGVTRLLSTLAGIAVGYAAAVALGLVNFAPVAEAAWFAVPAPGKFGFEFEPTAMVTFAFLFLVSAMETVGDMSGVTAAEGRNPTDEEFRGGLFTDGLLSSLGSAFGAFPVTSFSQNAGIVNFTGVMSRHVVGVAGVLLVVLGLSPKVGAAVTTIPSAVFGGAVLLMAGMVAASGVRLIFLHTELDRRNVVIVGVSLGLGLGIATTPDAIQGLPQAAQTFFGQPVIVTALTALVLNTLTPGEQSPLFDAPPGEPAADAPASESTAD, encoded by the coding sequence ATGCCGACCGACACCGACGGAGCGATCGAACTCGAGTACGGACTCGACGACAGACCGCCGTGGCCGAAGTCTCTGTTGCTGGGCCTCCAGCACGTCGCGGTGATGATCGTTCCCGCGACCGCGGTGGCGTACATCGTCGCGGGCGCCGTCGGCCTCGGCGCGGCCGATACCGCCTACATCGTCCAGATGGTGCTGCTGTTCTCCGGGCTGGCGACCGTCGTCCAGTCGTACACCGTCGGGCCGGTCGGCGCGCGCCTCCCCGTCGTGATGGGGACCAGTTTCACCTTCGTCGGCGCGGCGACGACCATCGGCGTCAACTCCGGACTCGGCGCGGTGTTCGGCGCGATACTGGTCACCGGCTTCCTGGTCGAGGGCCTGCTCGGTTGGCAGTTCAAGCGCATCAAACCCTTCTTCCCGCCGCTGGTCACCGGCCTCGTCGTCGTCATCATCGGCCTCTACCTGATTCCCGTGGCGATGGACTACGCCGCGGGCGGCGTCGGCGCCCCGGACTACGGCGCGGCCCACAACGTCGGCCTCGCCGCGCTGGTCCTGGGCGTCGCGGTCGTCCTGAACCTGTTCACCGACGGCGTCACGCGACTGCTCAGCACGCTCGCGGGCATCGCGGTCGGCTACGCGGCCGCGGTCGCGCTCGGCCTCGTGAACTTCGCTCCCGTGGCGGAGGCGGCGTGGTTCGCGGTCCCCGCGCCGGGCAAGTTCGGCTTCGAGTTCGAACCGACCGCGATGGTCACCTTCGCTTTCCTGTTCCTGGTCTCGGCGATGGAGACGGTCGGCGACATGTCGGGGGTCACCGCCGCCGAGGGCCGGAACCCGACCGACGAGGAGTTCCGCGGCGGCCTGTTCACCGACGGTCTGCTGAGTTCGCTCGGGTCGGCGTTCGGCGCGTTCCCCGTCACCTCCTTCTCGCAGAACGCCGGCATCGTCAACTTCACCGGCGTCATGAGCCGCCACGTCGTCGGCGTCGCGGGCGTCCTGCTGGTCGTCCTGGGGCTCAGCCCCAAGGTCGGCGCGGCGGTCACGACGATTCCGAGCGCCGTCTTCGGCGGCGCGGTCCTGCTGATGGCCGGGATGGTCGCCGCCAGCGGGGTACGGCTCATCTTCCTCCACACCGAACTCGACCGCCGGAACGTGGTCATCGTCGGCGTCTCGCTCGGCCTGGGCCTCGGCATCGCCACGACCCCCGACGCCATCCAGGGCCTTCCGCAGGCGGCACAGACGTTCTTCGGTCAACCGGTCATCGTCACCGCGCTCACCGCGCTGGTGCTCAACACGCTCACGCCCGGTGAGCAGAGCCCGCTGTTCGACGCGCCGCCCGGCGAACCGGCGGCCGACGCGCCGGCGTCCGAGAGCACCGCCGACTGA
- a CDS encoding DUF4336 domain-containing protein encodes MFTELAPDLFVLSEPLSFYGFEIGRNMVVVRLPDGDLFVNSPAALTRERVDALNDLGTVQYVTPSSKLHGHLHMEDYERAFPAAELFAAPDLDRRRADLAFDGLLGGSPDPRWADVLDQTAFLGNRWLTEIEFFHRPSGTLILGDVCYNLGPETPLGTRLVARVLGMYGDLSVPPDFRQTVKNEAAARRSVERILAWDFERVVVGHGRVAERDAKRRLREAFDWLL; translated from the coding sequence GTGTTCACCGAACTCGCGCCCGACCTGTTCGTCCTCTCGGAACCGCTGTCGTTCTACGGCTTCGAGATCGGCCGGAACATGGTCGTCGTGCGACTCCCCGACGGCGACCTGTTCGTGAACTCGCCCGCGGCGCTGACCCGCGAACGCGTCGACGCGTTGAACGACCTCGGGACGGTCCAGTACGTCACCCCATCGAGCAAACTCCACGGCCACCTCCACATGGAGGACTACGAACGCGCCTTCCCGGCGGCCGAACTGTTCGCCGCGCCCGACCTCGACCGTCGCCGGGCGGACCTCGCGTTCGACGGCCTGCTCGGCGGCTCTCCGGACCCGCGCTGGGCCGACGTCCTCGACCAGACGGCGTTCCTGGGCAACCGGTGGCTCACCGAGATCGAGTTCTTCCACCGGCCGAGCGGGACGCTGATACTGGGCGACGTCTGCTACAACCTCGGACCTGAAACTCCGCTCGGGACGCGGTTGGTCGCGCGAGTGCTGGGGATGTACGGCGACCTCTCGGTGCCGCCCGACTTCCGGCAGACGGTGAAGAACGAGGCGGCCGCCCGCCGGTCGGTCGAGCGAATCCTGGCGTGGGACTTCGAGCGCGTCGTCGTCGGCCACGGCCGGGTCGCCGAGCGCGACGCGAAACGCCGGCTCCGCGAGGCGTTCGACTGGCTGTTGTGA